The proteins below come from a single Acidovorax sp. NCPPB 4044 genomic window:
- the pepE gene encoding dipeptidase PepE: protein MNLLLLSNSSSDAGYLTHARGWIADWAAAQPVPGDALFMPFAGVSRGWDDYEAQVAGALAPLGLAVASAHRAADPVAAVRQARFIVVGGGNTFALLGHLRRRGLLEAIAGRVRAGEASYLGWSAGSNVACPTLRTTNDMPITDPGGFDALGLVPFQINAHYTDAHPPGHRGETREERLREFGTLNPQVPVVGLPEGTGLRVRGEAITVLGDAAPVRCFAGAGAPRQQGPGPLELPRAPAPHRPAP, encoded by the coding sequence ATGAACCTCCTGCTCCTCAGCAACTCCAGCAGCGATGCCGGCTACCTCACCCACGCCCGCGGCTGGATCGCCGACTGGGCCGCCGCGCAGCCCGTGCCCGGCGACGCGCTGTTCATGCCCTTCGCGGGCGTCTCGCGCGGCTGGGACGACTACGAGGCCCAGGTGGCGGGCGCGCTGGCCCCGCTCGGCCTGGCCGTGGCCTCGGCCCACCGCGCGGCGGACCCGGTGGCCGCCGTCCGGCAGGCGCGTTTCATCGTGGTGGGCGGCGGCAACACCTTCGCGCTGCTGGGCCATCTGCGCCGGCGGGGGCTGCTGGAGGCGATCGCCGGGCGCGTGCGCGCGGGCGAGGCGTCGTACCTGGGCTGGAGCGCGGGCTCCAACGTGGCCTGCCCCACCCTCCGCACCACCAACGACATGCCGATCACCGACCCGGGCGGCTTCGACGCCCTGGGCCTCGTGCCCTTCCAGATCAACGCGCACTACACCGACGCCCACCCCCCCGGCCACCGCGGCGAAACCCGCGAGGAACGCCTGCGCGAATTCGGCACGCTCAACCCGCAGGTGCCGGTGGTCGGCCTGCCCGAGGGCACGGGGCTGCGCGTGCGCGGCGAAGCGATCACGGTGCTGGGCGACGCGGCGCCGGTGCGCTGCTTCGCGGGTGCGGGCGCGCCGCGCCAGCAAGGGCCCGGCCCGCTGGAGCTGCCGCGTGCCCCGGCTCCGCACCGCCCTGCTCCGTGA
- a CDS encoding DUF421 domain-containing protein — translation MWALSVPWWEFILRGVVVYAFLLVFLRLTGKRQTGQFAPFDLVLLLILSNAVQNSMNAGDNSLVGGLLSAATLIGCHVVLARLTFRFPRLGHLVDGRPQTLVDQGRVDRHLMRRELLSAEDLAAALRAGGCLHLHEVERATIETNGQITVVLRERDSAGGGTADRT, via the coding sequence ATGTGGGCCCTGAGCGTGCCTTGGTGGGAATTCATCCTGCGCGGCGTGGTGGTGTATGCGTTCCTGCTGGTGTTCCTGCGCCTGACGGGCAAGCGGCAGACGGGGCAGTTCGCGCCGTTCGACCTCGTGCTGCTGCTGATCCTCTCGAATGCCGTGCAGAACTCGATGAACGCGGGCGACAACTCGCTGGTCGGCGGGCTGCTCTCGGCCGCCACCCTCATCGGCTGCCACGTGGTGCTGGCGCGGCTCACCTTCCGCTTCCCCCGCCTGGGGCACCTGGTGGACGGCCGCCCGCAGACGCTGGTCGACCAGGGCCGTGTGGACCGCCACCTCATGCGGCGCGAACTGCTGTCGGCCGAAGACCTCGCCGCCGCGCTGCGCGCCGGCGGCTGCCTGCACCTGCACGAGGTGGAGCGGGCCACCATCGAGACCAACGGACAGATCACCGTGGTGCTGCGCGAGCGCGACAGCGCCGGCGGCGGCACTGCCGACCGGACCTGA
- a CDS encoding YchJ family protein encodes MSPPSLSSASPCPCGRLSSGRAPLPYAQCCGRYLDHWDASPAPDAESLMRSRYTAFVRGDAGYLRATWAPEHRPASVEFDPGVRWLGLEVRSHRTTGPDRAEVEFVARQRDAGGRAHRLHERSRFVREGGRWFYVDGEFPRG; translated from the coding sequence GTGTCGCCTCCCTCCCTCTCCAGCGCTTCCCCCTGCCCCTGCGGGCGGCTTTCCAGCGGGCGCGCGCCGCTGCCGTACGCGCAGTGCTGCGGGCGCTACCTGGACCACTGGGACGCATCGCCCGCGCCCGATGCCGAGAGCCTGATGCGGTCGCGCTACACCGCCTTCGTGCGCGGCGACGCCGGCTACCTGCGCGCTACCTGGGCGCCGGAGCACCGCCCGGCGTCGGTGGAGTTCGATCCCGGCGTGCGCTGGCTCGGCCTGGAGGTGCGCAGCCACCGCACCACCGGCCCGGACCGCGCCGAGGTGGAGTTCGTAGCCCGCCAGCGCGATGCCGGCGGCCGCGCGCACCGCCTGCACGAGCGCAGCCGCTTCGTGCGCGAGGGCGGGCGCTGGTTCTACGTGGACGGCGAGTTCCCGCGCGGCTGA
- a CDS encoding ATP-binding response regulator — protein sequence MATRGWPRCWTASRTARSLTFLFNALLDLSRLESGTYAVRREEVPLAAVFGDVATVFGPDALQRGLRLRIALPRRRHAAVHADAALLRQMVFNLVQNALRYTRSGGVLIGARWRGGAWRVEVWDTGAGVPLEDQHRIYAPFYRGGTRWTQEVAGHGLGLSVVARSARLIGADYGFESAPGRGSCFWLTLEAAHGPAAAPRGAPAPAVAPRAPWQERLASLEGTCLLVEDDPQVARAVSDLLQSWGVRVEVAATAAQALACVDRGCLPDAVLCDERLGAGQSGFAVLQELLQCCPAARGAIVSGEHDAAALAQAEDEGYLVFRKPLAPEALHAVLSRWLGTAGH from the coding sequence ATGGCGACGCGCGGCTGGCCCCGGTGCTGGACGGCATCCAGGACTGCGCGGTCGCTCACCTTCCTCTTCAATGCGCTGCTCGATCTCTCCCGGCTGGAGTCGGGCACCTACGCCGTGCGGCGCGAGGAAGTGCCCCTGGCCGCGGTGTTCGGCGACGTGGCGACGGTGTTCGGCCCCGATGCGCTGCAGCGCGGCCTGCGGCTGCGGATCGCGCTGCCGCGCCGCCGCCATGCCGCCGTGCATGCCGACGCCGCCCTGCTGCGGCAGATGGTGTTCAACCTCGTGCAGAACGCGCTGCGCTACACGCGCTCGGGCGGGGTGCTGATCGGGGCGCGCTGGCGCGGCGGCGCCTGGCGCGTCGAGGTCTGGGACACCGGCGCGGGCGTGCCGCTGGAGGACCAGCACCGCATCTACGCACCGTTCTACCGCGGCGGCACGCGCTGGACGCAGGAGGTGGCGGGGCATGGCCTGGGGCTGTCGGTGGTGGCGCGGTCGGCGCGGCTGATCGGCGCGGACTACGGCTTCGAATCGGCGCCGGGCCGGGGCTCGTGCTTCTGGCTCACGCTCGAAGCCGCGCACGGGCCCGCCGCCGCGCCGCGCGGGGCCCCCGCGCCGGCCGTGGCGCCACGCGCGCCCTGGCAGGAACGGCTGGCCTCGCTGGAGGGCACCTGCCTGCTGGTGGAGGACGACCCGCAGGTGGCGCGCGCCGTGTCGGATCTGCTGCAGTCGTGGGGCGTGCGCGTGGAAGTGGCCGCGACGGCGGCGCAGGCCCTGGCGTGCGTGGACCGGGGCTGCCTGCCCGATGCCGTGCTGTGCGACGAGCGCCTGGGCGCCGGCCAGAGCGGCTTCGCGGTGCTGCAGGAGCTGCTGCAGTGCTGCCCCGCCGCGCGCGGTGCCATCGTGAGCGGCGAGCACGACGCGGCCGCGCTGGCGCAGGCCGAGGACGAGGGCTACCTCGTGTTCCGCAAGCCGCTCGCGCCCGAGGCGCTGCACGCCGTGCTGTCCCGCTGGCTGGGCACGGCCGGGCACTGA
- a CDS encoding response regulator transcription factor, with protein MSLSPDSGATPPTHYGLVVDDHPLVAHGMTEFLRLHPQLGAAHHAHSMPEALRTIARHGPPAVALVDFWLADGATAPFIRDLLAMAPQARVLVMSGDDHPAIAFKARSSGAHGFIHKQEAPDAFSAAVAAVLGGASWFGPPALTAAGTLPPSACAPLSREVPLSPTELGLTPRQGQILAMVLEGQPNKPIASALNVSEHTVKEHITAILQKLGARNRVEAIAKLRGVRLEMPPAPLAR; from the coding sequence GTGTCCCTTTCCCCTGATTCCGGCGCTACGCCGCCTACGCACTATGGCCTCGTGGTGGACGACCATCCGCTGGTCGCACACGGCATGACCGAGTTCCTCCGCCTGCACCCGCAGCTGGGCGCGGCCCACCACGCGCACAGCATGCCGGAGGCCTTGCGGACCATCGCCCGCCATGGCCCGCCCGCCGTCGCCCTGGTGGACTTCTGGCTCGCCGACGGCGCCACGGCGCCGTTCATCCGCGACCTGCTCGCCATGGCGCCGCAGGCGCGCGTGCTGGTGATGAGCGGCGACGACCATCCCGCCATCGCCTTCAAGGCGCGCTCCAGCGGGGCGCACGGCTTCATCCACAAGCAGGAGGCGCCGGATGCGTTCTCCGCCGCCGTGGCGGCCGTGCTGGGTGGCGCATCGTGGTTCGGCCCGCCGGCGCTGACCGCGGCCGGGACGTTGCCGCCCTCCGCCTGCGCTCCCCTCTCGCGCGAGGTGCCGCTCTCCCCCACCGAGCTGGGGCTCACCCCGCGCCAGGGGCAGATCCTGGCCATGGTGCTCGAAGGGCAGCCGAACAAGCCCATCGCCAGTGCCCTGAACGTGTCGGAGCACACCGTGAAGGAACACATCACCGCCATCCTGCAGAAGCTGGGTGCGCGCAACCGCGTGGAGGCGATCGCCAAGCTGCGCGGCGTGCGCCTGGAAATGCCTCCGGCCCCGCTGGCGCGCTGA
- a CDS encoding HAD family hydrolase, with product MPITDPTPPLPPAGTPLPPFDAVLFDCDGVLVDSEPITHRVLRAMLEEAGWRLTMEECMRIFIGKAVRSEAARIEAHTGRPLTDAWMAVFYERRNAALAADLEAIPGALRAVEAAHARTAGRIACASGADRHKVELQLAKVGLQPLFEGRVFSGHEMPRTKPAPDVYLAAAAALGVPPGRCLVVEDTVTGVTAGVAAGATVVGYSPTAWGHDPAQALRAAGAVQVIGSMDALPALLASA from the coding sequence ATGCCCATCACCGATCCCACGCCTCCCCTGCCGCCCGCCGGCACACCGCTGCCCCCCTTCGACGCCGTGCTCTTCGACTGCGACGGCGTGCTGGTGGACAGCGAGCCCATCACCCACCGCGTGCTGCGCGCCATGCTGGAAGAGGCGGGCTGGCGCCTCACGATGGAAGAGTGCATGCGCATCTTCATCGGCAAGGCCGTGCGCAGCGAGGCGGCCCGCATCGAGGCCCATACGGGGCGCCCGCTCACCGATGCCTGGATGGCGGTGTTCTACGAGCGCCGCAATGCCGCGCTCGCCGCCGACCTGGAGGCCATTCCCGGGGCACTGCGGGCGGTGGAGGCCGCGCACGCGCGCACTGCGGGGCGCATCGCCTGCGCCTCGGGCGCCGACCGCCACAAGGTGGAGCTGCAACTGGCCAAGGTGGGCCTGCAGCCGCTCTTCGAGGGCCGCGTCTTCAGCGGCCACGAGATGCCCCGCACCAAGCCTGCGCCCGACGTGTACCTGGCCGCGGCCGCCGCGCTCGGCGTGCCGCCCGGGCGCTGCCTGGTCGTGGAGGACACGGTGACGGGCGTCACCGCCGGCGTGGCGGCCGGCGCCACGGTGGTGGGCTACAGCCCGACGGCCTGGGGGCACGATCCGGCGCAGGCGCTGCGCGCGGCGGGCGCGGTGCAGGTCATCGGTTCGATGGACGCGTTGCCGGCGCTGCTCGCCTCCGCTTGA
- a CDS encoding Ulp1 family isopeptidase: MDFPALRTGSNHRLSAPGNAPGNGPENLPGNRSVPSGISTPGHPAHGALAPRHAASSARADSTANRPRVPAPQPMAHPHYGDVMAILSRYGDGEDFEALQRTLPNIGSYLTRAGEVPASPGGKRLLQELDDSQIDYLKTHVLRRIDRCNADPGVRRFLITRLESAVQAARKAREEMLQEELSLHRSTNRPKDTRVRDIALRRLLDNPDALLKLARDFGNAALSFSQVCARNGVPEPVLQRLINQDTGNIKDRGNAFLSHFAPPIQAAFRAGIQGRFQATPEPPPGGHPALRRDHSFNAASFFSGVSAELRQMGHGAAPGSPGQEVTQPPHADLHGGLPMLPERPDTLVAGRQEDEPPSPSFFSGVIEEWQRMGHGAAPGSPGQEVTQPWHAARPGGLPMPSERPDTPVGSRREDAPPSPSFFSGVIEEWQRMGHGAAPGSPGQEVTQPRRATPAAGPAGPDWIALDDLPSPRMASPRLPPVTADSWLKDGHLLAYTEALARQWKGHPHAERLHVADPQQVAQLISGTPKQRDGVRRRLPHGPESIVFLPINDPQVHWSLLVIDRRTGGAFHYDSSRPPQGAGDVAHTRQYQLARAAATAMGIAAPVQGMPIAQQQDRHSCGDHVLAGIATLAHRVIGGTFDQTGGTDLSGIAPNRAHIASVLAGNGGAPPGDRARPAPEPLPGRQKKKPRAG, encoded by the coding sequence ATGGATTTCCCTGCGCTGCGCACCGGCAGCAACCACCGCCTCTCGGCGCCGGGAAACGCCCCCGGAAACGGCCCGGAAAATCTCCCCGGCAACCGCAGCGTGCCTTCGGGAATATCCACCCCCGGGCACCCTGCGCACGGCGCCCTGGCCCCCCGGCATGCTGCGTCGTCCGCGCGCGCCGACAGCACGGCGAACCGCCCCCGCGTCCCGGCCCCCCAGCCGATGGCCCATCCGCATTACGGGGATGTCATGGCCATCCTTTCACGCTACGGCGATGGCGAGGACTTCGAGGCACTGCAGAGAACCCTGCCGAACATCGGCAGCTACCTGACCAGAGCGGGCGAGGTTCCTGCGTCGCCGGGAGGCAAACGCCTGCTTCAAGAGCTGGACGACAGCCAGATCGATTACTTGAAAACCCATGTCCTGCGCCGGATCGACCGCTGCAATGCAGACCCGGGAGTCCGGCGATTCCTCATCACCCGCCTTGAAAGCGCGGTCCAGGCCGCGCGCAAGGCCAGAGAAGAGATGCTGCAGGAAGAGCTGTCGCTGCACCGCTCCACCAACCGCCCCAAAGACACCAGGGTCAGAGACATTGCTCTGCGACGCCTTTTGGACAACCCGGATGCGTTGTTGAAGCTTGCGCGCGATTTCGGCAATGCAGCCCTGAGCTTCTCGCAGGTCTGCGCACGCAACGGGGTGCCGGAGCCCGTCCTTCAGCGCTTGATCAACCAGGACACCGGGAACATCAAGGACAGGGGGAACGCATTCCTCTCGCATTTCGCACCGCCCATCCAGGCGGCTTTCCGCGCCGGCATCCAGGGCCGATTCCAGGCAACACCGGAGCCACCGCCGGGTGGGCACCCTGCCCTTCGACGAGATCACTCCTTCAACGCCGCATCGTTTTTCTCCGGTGTCAGCGCGGAATTGCGGCAGATGGGCCACGGCGCAGCCCCGGGCTCACCGGGGCAGGAAGTTACGCAGCCTCCGCATGCCGACCTCCACGGCGGCCTGCCGATGCTGCCAGAGCGTCCCGACACACTGGTAGCCGGCCGGCAAGAAGACGAGCCACCCTCCCCGTCGTTCTTCTCGGGTGTGATCGAGGAATGGCAGCGGATGGGCCACGGCGCAGCCCCCGGCTCACCGGGGCAGGAAGTCACGCAGCCCTGGCATGCCGCCCGCCCCGGTGGCCTGCCGATGCCGTCCGAGCGGCCCGACACACCGGTAGGCAGCCGGCGAGAAGACGCGCCACCCTCCCCGTCGTTCTTCTCGGGTGTGATCGAGGAATGGCAGCGGATGGGCCACGGCGCAGCCCCCGGCTCACCGGGGCAGGAAGTCACGCAGCCCCGGCGCGCCACGCCCGCAGCAGGTCCGGCAGGTCCTGACTGGATCGCCCTGGACGACCTGCCATCGCCCCGGATGGCGTCCCCTCGGCTCCCCCCGGTGACGGCCGACTCCTGGTTGAAGGACGGGCATCTGCTGGCCTACACCGAGGCCCTGGCCCGCCAATGGAAGGGGCATCCCCATGCAGAACGGCTCCACGTTGCCGACCCGCAGCAGGTCGCCCAGCTGATCTCGGGCACCCCCAAACAGAGGGATGGTGTGCGGCGCCGTCTCCCCCATGGCCCGGAGTCCATCGTTTTCCTGCCGATCAACGACCCCCAGGTGCACTGGTCGCTGCTGGTCATCGATCGGCGCACCGGCGGGGCATTCCACTACGACTCTTCGCGGCCGCCCCAGGGGGCCGGGGACGTCGCCCACACACGCCAGTACCAGCTGGCCCGAGCGGCGGCCACGGCCATGGGCATCGCCGCCCCCGTCCAGGGGATGCCGATCGCGCAGCAGCAGGACCGGCATTCCTGCGGCGACCATGTGCTGGCCGGGATCGCCACATTGGCGCACCGGGTGATCGGCGGCACGTTCGACCAAACCGGCGGCACGGACCTGAGCGGCATTGCACCAAACCGTGCCCATATCGCCAGCGTCCTCGCCGGTAACGGAGGCGCCCCGCCGGGAGACCGGGCCCGACCGGCCCCCGAACCGCTGCCCGGCCGCCAGAAGAAGAAACCCAGGGCGGGGTAG
- a CDS encoding histidine-type phosphatase, translating to MPSPAVSFRWALPLLALALAACGGGESGVYPAPAGDYATKTAYQPRQSADSYEAPPAGFAKVYAGLVARHGTRGLSSMKYDDAVLNLWTRAQADGALTALGRQLGPDVEKIMRANFVLGWGVPGIGTPGYGNLTQVGIAEHRQLAARLAQRDAELFAGQTFEGRPRQVEVLHSGQDRAVDSSQFFAASLAASAPAVAGAIAPAAVDRFQLYPHKLSATTDAVADAASVRAAVLAASLDYQRYAAAKDAAGFGAEAAAKVAAARAAPEVRSRARAVLERLFTPAFIDKLDAGTYAFSNNGTRTFASADGRFTSTLTGDGKTRIQSAVDAAALLYELYIIAPGLRQETGGVSLDAYLPAEYAPTFAYLQDIDDFYGKGPAASEYGGVTTRFTQALLQDFFDEVGRIAQGRMDRVARLRFTHAEVMIPFIARLGLRNASTPVPRAQTYAYASNPWRGEDVSPMATNVQWDVVRDGRGTVLVKMLFNEQEVDFPGTCEAARHAGGSHYYRFDGLRRCYGL from the coding sequence ATGCCATCCCCTGCCGTTTCCTTCCGCTGGGCCTTGCCGCTGCTGGCCCTCGCCCTGGCCGCCTGTGGCGGGGGCGAAAGCGGCGTGTACCCGGCGCCCGCCGGCGACTACGCCACCAAGACCGCCTACCAGCCCCGCCAGTCGGCGGACAGCTATGAGGCGCCGCCCGCGGGCTTTGCCAAGGTCTATGCCGGGCTGGTGGCCCGCCACGGGACGCGGGGCCTCTCCAGCATGAAGTACGACGACGCCGTGCTCAACCTGTGGACGCGCGCCCAGGCCGACGGGGCCCTCACCGCGCTGGGCCGCCAGCTCGGGCCCGACGTGGAGAAGATCATGCGGGCCAATTTCGTGCTGGGCTGGGGCGTGCCGGGCATCGGCACGCCGGGCTACGGCAACCTCACGCAGGTGGGCATCGCCGAGCACCGCCAGCTGGCCGCGCGGCTCGCGCAGCGCGATGCGGAGCTGTTTGCCGGGCAGACCTTCGAGGGCCGCCCGCGGCAGGTGGAGGTGCTGCACTCCGGCCAGGACCGGGCGGTAGACAGCTCGCAGTTCTTCGCCGCGTCGCTGGCGGCTTCCGCGCCGGCCGTGGCGGGGGCCATCGCACCGGCGGCGGTGGACCGCTTCCAGCTCTATCCCCACAAGCTGTCCGCCACCACCGATGCGGTGGCGGATGCCGCCAGCGTGCGGGCGGCGGTGCTCGCGGCCAGCCTGGACTACCAGCGCTACGCGGCCGCCAAGGATGCCGCGGGCTTCGGTGCCGAGGCGGCCGCCAAGGTGGCCGCGGCGCGCGCGGCACCCGAGGTGCGCAGCCGCGCCCGCGCGGTGCTGGAGCGGCTCTTTACCCCGGCCTTCATCGACAAGCTCGATGCGGGCACCTATGCCTTTTCCAACAACGGCACGCGCACGTTCGCCAGCGCCGACGGCCGCTTCACTAGCACGCTCACGGGCGACGGCAAGACCCGCATCCAGAGCGCGGTGGACGCCGCGGCGCTGCTCTACGAGCTCTACATCATCGCCCCGGGCCTGCGGCAGGAGACCGGCGGCGTCAGCCTCGACGCCTACCTGCCCGCGGAATACGCGCCGACCTTCGCCTACCTGCAGGACATCGACGACTTCTACGGCAAGGGCCCGGCCGCCAGCGAATACGGCGGCGTCACCACGCGCTTCACGCAGGCGCTGCTGCAGGACTTCTTCGACGAGGTGGGCCGCATCGCGCAGGGCCGCATGGACCGCGTGGCGCGGCTGCGCTTCACGCACGCCGAGGTGATGATCCCCTTCATCGCGCGGCTGGGCCTGCGCAATGCGTCCACGCCGGTGCCGCGCGCCCAGACCTATGCGTATGCCAGCAATCCCTGGCGCGGCGAGGATGTCTCGCCCATGGCCACCAACGTGCAGTGGGACGTGGTGCGCGACGGCCGCGGCACGGTGCTCGTGAAGATGCTGTTCAACGAGCAGGAAGTGGATTTTCCCGGCACCTGCGAGGCTGCGCGCCATGCCGGCGGCAGCCACTATTACCGGTTCGACGGCCTCAGGCGCTGCTACGGCCTGTGA
- a CDS encoding AraC family transcriptional regulator: MPTATAAHAATTAPTARPPVAATPMAFVRAIAHAYAQRGLDPARALAAAQIAPGSVKDPHARITALQMEALSAAAMRELDDEALGWFSRRLPWGSYGMLARASISAPTLGLALRRWCRHHALLADDIGLHLDTDGGIATLSLSEHRDLGALREFCTVSVLRNALGLSCWFIDSRLPLLDTAFPFAAPPHAAVYALLFGAAPRFGAPRAALRFDARYLALPLRRDEAALQQMLQRALPLTVRQYRRDRLLAQRVRQALAQAPEQACSAESLAAQLHVSARTLHRQLKEEGASLQSLKDEARQQRARDLLHRTDRPIKQVAEAAGFASEKSFMRAFRHWTGLSPTEYRRRQRAGAVATPPPPLTGRSSA; encoded by the coding sequence ATGCCCACCGCCACTGCGGCACACGCCGCCACCACCGCCCCCACCGCCCGCCCTCCCGTGGCCGCCACGCCGATGGCCTTCGTCCGCGCCATCGCCCATGCCTACGCGCAGCGCGGCCTGGACCCGGCGCGCGCGCTCGCAGCGGCACAAATCGCGCCAGGGTCCGTGAAGGATCCGCACGCGCGCATCACGGCGCTGCAGATGGAGGCCCTGTCGGCCGCCGCCATGCGCGAGCTCGACGACGAGGCGCTGGGCTGGTTCTCGCGCCGCCTGCCCTGGGGCAGCTACGGCATGCTGGCGCGGGCGTCGATCAGCGCGCCCACGCTGGGCCTGGCACTGCGGCGCTGGTGCCGCCACCACGCGCTGCTGGCGGACGACATCGGGCTGCACCTGGACACCGACGGCGGCATCGCCACCCTCTCGCTCTCCGAGCACCGCGACCTGGGCGCGCTGCGCGAGTTCTGCACGGTCTCGGTGCTGCGCAACGCGCTCGGGCTGTCGTGCTGGTTCATCGACTCGCGGCTGCCGCTGCTGGACACCGCCTTCCCGTTCGCCGCGCCGCCGCATGCGGCAGTCTATGCGCTGCTCTTCGGTGCGGCGCCGCGCTTCGGCGCACCGCGCGCGGCGCTGCGGTTCGACGCGCGCTACCTGGCCCTGCCCCTGCGGCGCGACGAAGCGGCGCTGCAGCAGATGCTGCAGCGCGCCCTGCCCCTCACCGTGCGCCAGTACCGCCGCGACCGGCTGCTGGCGCAGCGCGTGCGCCAGGCCCTGGCCCAGGCCCCCGAGCAGGCCTGCAGCGCCGAATCGCTGGCGGCGCAACTGCACGTGTCGGCGCGCACGCTGCACCGCCAGCTCAAGGAGGAAGGCGCCTCGCTGCAGTCACTGAAGGACGAGGCACGCCAGCAGCGCGCGCGCGACCTGCTGCACCGCACCGACCGGCCCATCAAGCAGGTGGCGGAGGCCGCCGGCTTCGCGAGCGAGAAGAGCTTCATGCGGGCCTTCCGGCACTGGACGGGGCTGTCGCCCACCGAATACCGGCGCCGGCAGCGGGCGGGCGCCGTGGCCACGCCGCCCCCGCCCCTCACAGGCCGTAGCAGCGCCTGA
- a CDS encoding AMP-binding protein yields MTASPDPSPPSAAVSHALGATGVPLIEQTLGGFFAEMAARESGREALVSRHQGLRYTYAELHAASRRLAGALLGLGLQKGDRVGIWSHNNAEWVLMQFATAQVGLVLVNINPAYRTAEVEYALNKVGCKALVAMARFKTSDYLGMLRELAPEWAGQPPGQLAARRLPHLRTVVWIDAPGEGAPDEPGLLRFSELIARGDAQDDRIDAVAATLDANDPINIQFTSGTTGFPKGATLTHRNILNNGFFIGECMRLTPEDRLCIPVPLYHCFGMVLGNLACVTHGATIVYPSDGFDPLAVLEAVQAERCTGLHGVPTMFIAELQHPRFAEFDLSTLRTGIMAGSPCPIEVMKRVVSDMHLAEITIAYGMTETSPVSCQSSTDTPLDRRVATVGQVQPHLEVKIVDTESGQPVPRGQSGELCTRGYSVMHSYWGDPGKTREAIDEGGWMHTGDLATMDAEGYVNIVGRIKDMVIRGGENIYPREIEEFLYRHPQVQDVQVVGVPDEKYGEELCAWIIARPGEPLTEDGVRAFCQGQIAHYKVPRYIRFVTEFPMTVTGKIQKFRIRDAMKEQLGLAERATA; encoded by the coding sequence GTGACCGCATCCCCCGATCCGTCCCCGCCGTCCGCAGCCGTGAGCCACGCCCTGGGCGCCACCGGCGTTCCGCTGATCGAGCAGACGCTAGGCGGCTTCTTCGCGGAGATGGCCGCGCGCGAGTCCGGCCGCGAGGCCCTCGTGAGCCGGCACCAGGGGCTGCGCTACACCTATGCCGAACTGCACGCCGCGTCGCGGCGCCTCGCCGGCGCGCTGCTGGGCCTGGGGCTGCAGAAGGGCGACCGCGTCGGCATCTGGTCGCACAACAACGCCGAGTGGGTGCTCATGCAGTTCGCGACGGCGCAGGTGGGCCTGGTGCTCGTCAACATCAACCCGGCCTACCGCACGGCCGAGGTCGAGTACGCGCTGAACAAGGTGGGCTGCAAGGCGCTGGTCGCCATGGCGCGCTTCAAGACCAGCGACTACCTCGGCATGCTGCGCGAGCTGGCCCCCGAATGGGCGGGCCAGCCGCCCGGGCAGCTGGCCGCACGCCGCCTGCCGCACCTGCGCACGGTGGTGTGGATCGACGCACCGGGCGAGGGCGCGCCCGACGAGCCCGGCCTGCTGCGCTTCTCGGAGCTGATCGCGCGCGGCGACGCGCAGGACGACCGCATCGACGCCGTGGCCGCCACGCTGGATGCGAACGACCCCATCAACATCCAGTTCACGAGCGGCACCACGGGCTTTCCGAAGGGCGCCACGCTCACCCACCGCAACATCCTCAACAACGGTTTCTTCATCGGCGAATGCATGCGCCTCACGCCCGAAGACCGGCTGTGCATACCGGTGCCGCTCTACCACTGCTTCGGCATGGTGCTCGGCAATCTGGCATGCGTGACGCACGGCGCCACCATCGTGTACCCGAGCGACGGCTTCGACCCGCTGGCGGTGCTGGAGGCCGTGCAGGCCGAGCGCTGCACGGGGCTGCACGGCGTGCCGACCATGTTCATCGCCGAGCTGCAGCACCCGCGCTTCGCGGAGTTCGACCTCTCCACGCTGCGCACCGGCATCATGGCCGGCTCGCCGTGCCCCATCGAGGTCATGAAGCGCGTGGTGAGCGACATGCACCTCGCGGAGATCACCATCGCCTACGGCATGACCGAGACCAGCCCCGTGAGCTGCCAGAGCAGCACGGACACGCCGCTGGACAGGCGCGTGGCCACCGTCGGGCAGGTGCAGCCGCACCTGGAGGTGAAGATCGTCGACACCGAGTCCGGCCAGCCCGTGCCGCGCGGCCAGTCGGGCGAGCTCTGCACGCGCGGCTACTCGGTCATGCACAGCTACTGGGGCGACCCCGGGAAAACGCGCGAGGCCATCGACGAGGGCGGCTGGATGCACACCGGCGACCTCGCCACGATGGACGCCGAGGGCTACGTGAACATCGTGGGCCGCATCAAGGACATGGTGATCCGTGGCGGCGAGAACATCTACCCGCGCGAGATCGAGGAATTCCTCTACCGCCACCCCCAGGTGCAGGACGTGCAGGTGGTGGGCGTGCCCGACGAGAAATACGGCGAGGAACTGTGCGCCTGGATCATCGCCCGGCCCGGCGAGCCCCTCACGGAGGACGGCGTGCGCGCCTTCTGCCAGGGGCAGATCGCGCACTACAAGGTGCCCAGGTACATCCGCTTCGTCACCGAGTTCCCGATGACCGTGACCGGCAAGATCCAGAAATTCAGGATCCGCGACGCAATGAAAGAGCAGCTGGGCCTGGCCGAGCGCGCCACCGCCTGA